Genomic DNA from Amblyraja radiata isolate CabotCenter1 unplaced genomic scaffold, sAmbRad1.1.pri scaffold_468_ctg1, whole genome shotgun sequence:
tgggcaacagtgaccttaatatggtggaattctgcattaggatggagagtgacacggttaattcacagactagggtcctgaacttaaagaaaggagtctTTGAAGGAGTGAGACGAGAATTGGCTGGGATTTATATTTAGATTTAGATTAATATCAAGTGGACTGGAATACaaagacagggatgtaatgctgaggctctataaggtgctggtctggccgcatttggagaaatttgggccccatatctgaggaaggatgtgctgggtctggagagggtccagaggaggtttacaaaaatgatcccaggaatgagtgggttagtatatgatgagcgtttgtcagcactgggcctgtactcgctggagtttaaatgattttgaatggcggtgctggctcgaagggccgaatggcctactcccgcacctatttttcaGTATTTCTAttttaacccttgcatcccccccccctccgtccccGATCTGTCCAGGTTTACAACATCTACATGGCGGGCCGCCAGCTGTGCACCAAGCGTTACCGGGAGTTTGCCATCCTTCACCAGAACCTGAAGCGGGAGTTCCCCGACTTTGCCTTCCCTCGACCGCCGGGCAAGTGGCCCTTCTCCCTGTCGGAGCAGCAACTGGACGTGCGGCGGCGGGGCCTggaggagtacctggagaaaggtACACTGCttgatttgtcacatgtacccaggtgcCTTGTACATtcatttttgtacacagttcagcTCAAGTATCGCTAAACATTTGCCTAacacgctgagatactccagcactcgtataagaagaagggtcctggcccgaaacctcacccattccttctctccagagatgctgcctgtcccgcctagttactccagcatcttgtctaCCATAAGATCATAtgagatgggagcagaattagaccgttcggcccatcaagtctactctgctattcaatcatgactgatctatctctgggggggggagaggggggtgaggtgggggggacgGGACAGGTTGTGGCAAGCTGCTGGAAGTTGTGCCGGTTCCCATCCACTGATCGTCCCTCTGCTGTCTGTTTTGCAGTGTGTTCCGTGCGTGCTATCGGCGAGAGCGACATCGTGCAGGAGTTCCTCTCCGAGTCCGATGAGGTGAGTCTGGGTTGCCGCTCGAGaggcagggcagcacagtggcacagcggtagggttaaggggtggcacagtggtagagttgctgcctcacagcgccagagaccagggttcgatcctgactacgggggctgtctgtacagagttggtacattctccccgtgacctgcgtgggttttccccaggtgctccggtttcctcccactctccaaagacgtgcaggtttgcaggttaatgggtTTGGTAtcaatgtacattgtccctagtgttagtatgcggggatagcgttagtgtgcggggatagcgttagtgtgcggggatagcgttagtgtgcggggatagcgttagtgtgcggggatagcgttagtatgcggggatagggttagtgtgcggggatagcgttagtgtgcggggatagcgttagtgtggggggatagcgttagtgtgcggggatagcgttagtgtggggggatagcgttagtgtgcggggatagcgttagtgtgcggggatagcgttagtgtggggggatagcgttagtgtgcggggatagcgttagtgtggggggatagcgttagtgtgcggggatagcgttagtgtggggggatagcgttagtgtgcggggatagggttagtgtgcggggatagcgttagtgtgcggggatagcgttagtgtggggggatagcgttagtgtgcgggtatagcgttagtgtgcggggatagctttAGTATGaggggatagcgttagtgtgggagatagcgttagtgtgcggggatagcgttagtgtgggagatagcgttagtgtggggggatagcgttagtgtgcggggatagtgttagtgtgggggataGCGTTAGTACgcggggatagtgttagtgtgggagatagcgttagtgtgcggggatagcgttagtgtgcggggatagcgttagtgtgcggggatagcgttagtgtgggagatagcgttagtgtgcggggatagcgttagtgtgggagatagcgttagtgtggggggatagcgttagtgtgggagatagcgttagtgtggggggatagcgttagtgtgcggggatagcgttagtgtgcggggatagcgttagtgtgcgggggatagcgttagtgtgggagatagcgttagtgtggggggatagtgttagtgtgggagatagcgttagtgtggggggatagcgttagtgtggggggatagtgttagtgtgggagatagcgttagtgtggggggatagcgttagtgtggggggatagcgttagtgtgggagatagcgttagtgtgggagatagcgttagtgtgcggggatagcgttagtgtgcggggatagcgttagtgtgcgggtatagcgttagtgtggggggatagcgttagtgtgggagatagcgttagtgtggggggatagcgttagtgtggggggatagcgttagtgtgcgggtatagcgttagtgtggggggatagcgttagtgtgcgggtatagcgttagtgtgcggagatagcgttagtgtgcggggatagcgttagtgtggggggatagcgttagtgtgcgggtatagcgttagtgtggggggatagcgttagtgtggggggatagcgttagtgtggggggatagcgttagtgtgcggggatagcgtTAGTACgcggggatagcgttagtgtgcgggtatagcgttagtgtggggggatagcgttagtgtggggggatagcgttagtgtgcggggatagcgttagtgtgcgggtatagcgttagtgtgcggagatagcGTTAGTACGTGGGgaacgctggtcagtgtggactcggtgggccgaagggcctgtttatcgcgctgtatctctaacactaGAAACCCCTCTAAGACTTTGTCCTCCCTTTCTCCCGAGGCAGAACTTCAATGGGGTCTCTGTTGTGGAGCTGCGGATTGCCTTTCCTGACCAGACCACTGTGACGGTGAAGGTGAAGAAGAACGCTACCACCGACCAGGTGTACCAGGTACGTGATACGGCGAACAGCGTGATTAACGTTTCGCGCAAGGCGTTtcgtgcggcatggtggcgcagcggtcgaggtgCTAATCTCttcatttcaatctttcctcatatgacagtcccgccatcccagggatccatctggtgaacctacgctgcactgcctcaatcacaaggatgttcttcctcaaattaggagaccaaaactgtacacaacactccagatgtctcaccagaaaaagttttttctcacctcagccttaaatggccttccctttattctaagactgtggcccctggttctgtttatggggagaaggcaggaaaatgggattagatggccgtgatcagccatgattaaatggcggagtcaaTTTGGGCCAAATTCTCCTCCTACAAcgtgtcatagtgatacagtgtggaaataggcccttcggcccaacttgcccacaacagccaacatgtcccaactacactagtcccacctgcctgcatttggtccatatccctccaaacctgtcctatccatgtacccggcctatccatgtctgaagaagggtttcggcccgaaacgttgcctatttccttcgctccatagatgctgctgcacccgctgagtttctccagcatttgtgtgtgctatccatgtacccgtctgacTGTGtcttaacttgtgaacttgttcaactgtgtgcctgtgtgttttCTAGGCTGTTGCCTCCCAGATCGGCATGGATAGCATCACAGCGAACTACTTTGCTTTATTCGAAGTGGTCAGTCACTCATTCGGTAAGTGAGTTGCTCTCCCAGCTTCAGATGTTTGTGCGTTTAGGTTTAGTTAACTCAGTGCAGCGCACAGCCAAGCTTCCTGTGACTATCCAGTGGTATAATCGGGTCAGACACAGAGTGAAGCCAGtcccctggagtaactcagcggggctggtggaatcactggagagaaggaatgggtgacccgggGTCAGACACGGTGTGACTGACGCTCCCGTAACACACTGGAGCAGACACAATGGGGTGAGTGGCCTTGCGGGGCACTGATCTGATCTTGTGGCCTGGCAGGGTTTGAactttagagttgctgccttacagcgccggagacccgggttggatcccgactacggacgctgtctctacagagtttgcacgttctgcccgtgaccacgtgggttttctcggagaacttcagtttcctcccaaactccaaagacgtgcaggtttgtaggttaattggcttggtgtaagggtaaattgtccctagtgtgtgtaggatagtgttagtgtgcggggatcgctggttggcgcggcctcggtgggccgaagggtctgtttctgcgctgtatctctaaactagaaaaatggggttcggagagagagagatagatcagccatgattgaatggcggagtggacttgaatggccgaatggcatcATTTTGCTCCTATCATGTATGACCACTAAAGTTGGAACTAGCCCGTGCTGTACGATGCCATGCCTTAACCCAGCACGTCTGTACAGTGCCATGCCTTGACCCAGCACGTCTGTACGATGCCATGCCTTGTCCCAGCACGTCTGTACAGTGCCATGCCTTGACCCAGCACGTCTGTACAGTGCCATGCCTTGACCCAGCACGTCTGTACGATGCCATGCCTTGACCCAGCACGTCTGTACGATGCCATGCCTTGTCCCAGCACGTCTGTACAGTGCCATGCCTTGACCCAGCACGTCTGTACAGTGCCATGCCTTGACCCAGCACGTCTGTACAGTGCCATGCCTTGACCCAGCACGTCTGTACGATGCCATGCCTTGACCCAGCACGTCTGTACGATGCCATGCCTTGACCCAGCCCCTGCTGTACAGTGCCATGCCTTGACCCAGCACGTCTGTACAGTGCCATGCCTTGACCCAGCACGTCTGTACGATGCCATGCCTTGTCCCAGCACGTCTGTACGATGCCATGCCTTGGCCCAGTCCCTGCTGTACAGTGCCATGCCTTGACCCAGCCCCTGCTATACGATGCCATGCCTTGACCCAGCCCCTGCTGTACGGTGCCATGCCTTGGCCGAGTCCCTGCTGTACGGTGCCATGCCTTGACCCAGCCCCTGCTGTACGATGCCATGCCTTGACCCAGCCCCTGCTGTATGGTGCCATGCCTTGACCCAGCCCCTGCTGTACGATGCCATGCCTTGGCCCAGCCCCTGCTGTACGGTGCCATGCCTTGACCCAGTCCCTGCTGTACAGTGCCATGCCTTGACCCAGTCCGTGCGGTACAGTGCCATGCCTTGACCCAGCCCCTGCTGTATGGTGCCATGCCTTGACCCAGTCCCTGCTGTACGATGCCATGCCTTGACCCAGTCCGTGCGGTACAGTGCCATGCCTTGACCCAGCCCCTGCTGTACGATGCCATGCCTTGACCCAGCCCCTGCTGTACAGTGCCATGCCTTGACCCAGCCCCTGCTGTACGTTGCCATGCCTTGATCCAGCCCCTGCTGTACAGTGCCATGCCTTGACCCAGCCCCTGCTGTACGATGCCATGCCTTGACCCAGCACATCTGTACGATGCCATGCCTTGACCCAGCCCCTGCTGTACGATGCCATGCCTTGACCCAGCCCCTGCTGTACGATGCCATGCCTTGACCCAGCCCCTGCTGTACGATGCCATGCCTTGACCCAGCCCCTGCTGTACGTTGCCATGCCTTGATCCAGCCCCTGCTGTACAGTGCCATGCCTTGACCCAGCCCCTGCTGTACGATGCCATGCCTTGACCCAGCACATCTGTACGATGCCATGCCTTGACCCAGCCCCTGCTGTACGATGCCATGCCTTGACCCAGCCCCTGCTGTACGATGCCATGCCTTGACCCAGCCCCTGCTGTACGATGCCATGCCTTGACCCAGCCCCTGCTGTACGATGCCATGCCTTGACCCAGCCCCTGCTGTACGATGCCATGCCTTGACCCAGCCCCTGCTGTACGATGCCATGCCTTGGCCCAGCCCCTGCTGTACAGTGCCATGCCTTGGTGTGACCCGGCCCGTGCCTCCCGTGGTAAGGGCAGACTCTGCCGTGCTGCCATTGACTGGTCACCATCTTGCTCCCTTCTCTCTCGCAGTGCGTAAGCTGGCGCCCAACGAGTTCCCGCACAAGCTCTACGTCCAGAACTACATGTCGGCAGCCCCGGGCACCTGCCTCACCGTCAGGAAGTGGCTCTTCACCACTGAGGAGGAGGCCCTCCTCAACAACAGCCCCCTGGCCCTCACCTACTTCTTCCACCAGGTAATCTCTGTCCATCCTGGGACACTGCCGCTTAAACCCCAAACTCCGGCTCCTCGGGCTGGATCttagaaggggggagggatgtcTTACTTGGCCTACAATATTCTCCCACGGCTCTGCGACTCACTGTGTTTGAATGCTGACCCGCCATCTTTCACTCCCACAGGCTGCCGGAGGCGTTAAACTGGGTTCCATCAAGCCGAACGAGAAGACCAACCAGCTACAGAGGATGGCCGAACAGCGTAAGATGGTCACGGTAAAATGGCCTTTCCCTGACCTCTGCTCAACATCATCATTGGggcaaacacaaaatgccggagtcactcagcgggacaggcagcatctctggagagaaggaatgggttcgtcagtctgaagaagggtctcgacccgaaacgtcacccattccttctctccagagatgctgcctgtcccgctgagttactccagcattttgtgtctccctgccCTCACAGCATTTCTCTATCCATGTACACTGTCAAAAGTGTTTTTCTTATTgaaacttaaggggttggacaggctagatgcaggaagattgttcccgatgttggggaagtccagaacaaggggccacacagtttaaggataagggggaaatcttttaggaccgagatgagaaaatcattttttttcacacacagagagtggtgaatctgtggaattctctgccacagaaggtagttgaggccacacagttcattggctatatttaagagggagttagacgtggcccttgtggctaaagggatcagggggtttggagagaaggcaggtacaggataccgagttggatgatcaaccatgatcacattgaatggtggtgcaggctcgaagggccgaatggcctctactcctgcacctattgtctatgttttctatgttaacggtcgtaattgtacctgcctcatctacatcTCTTCGAAaggatcccgatctgaaacgtcacctatccgtgttctccacagatgctgcctgacccgctgagttactccagcactctgtgaaacgtcacctatccatgttctccacagatgctgcctgacccgctgagttactccagcactctgtgaaacgtcacctatccatgttctccacagatgctgcctgacccgctgagttactccagcactctgtgaaacgtcacctatccatgttctccacagatgctgcctgacccgctgagttactccagcactctgtgtcgtttttcatgactttctgactctgacactcaatgccctgacctgaTTAAGGCATGCATGCCATACGCCTGTTTTACCACAGGGTGGCGCAGAGGCAGAGTTACtctatcattttgtgtctatattcggcatctgcagttccttcctacacattattattGTTGGGTCCCTATTTGTtctcagcgccccccccccctccacggcggGAACCTCTACATTCTCGGCACCTCccccatagacacatagaaacatagaaaataggtgcaggagtaggccattcggcccttcgagcctgcaccgccattcaatgtgatcatggctgatcatccaactcggtatcctgtacctgccttctctccataccccctgatccctttagccacaagggccacatctaactccctcttaaatatagccaatgaactgtggcctcaactaccttctgtggcagagaattccacagattcaccactctctgtgtgtgaaaaaaaatgtttttctcatctcggccctaaaagatttctcccttatccttaaaccgtgaccccttgtcctggacttccccaacatcggggacaatcttcctgcatctagcatgtcgggCACCTCTTTATTTTGGCCTTTTGTGTGCGATCTGTACCCTGAATCTGGCTTTCGCGGGGGGCCCAGTCTCCCTCTTAATTGCAGCTCGGATAGGAATAGGTGCAAACAAAAGTTTGTCGTAGATCACTCGTGAGCTTCTGAAACAAGGCGGTTTTATTCAAGGACTTAACAGTTCGCACTGGAAAACACActgagagaacccaaagtgtttcaagTATTCACTGTATCCACAGCATCTTTATATTctcactagtcggagaactagggttggggcaggggatggagagggttacttgaagttagagaaatctattAATACAGCTGAGGTAAAGCCGTAAATATGAGATTCTGCACTAATATGCTCTGGGCCTCAATCccaccgtggaggaggcccaggacagaaagatcagtgtgggaatgagagggaaTTTTAACTTGAAACATGCTGTGGGATCTCAGTACCACGataaatctatttattgcctcTCCTTGAGTTCCCTTGTCTTTGTTGGGTTCTTTTGCCCTCGTGCCTCCCCAGTGTGTATGGTCTGGCGTTTAACTTGTTATAAACCCACTCGTTTTTCATATTTTCACGATCTGCTACATTGTCCAGTGACAAACAACCCCTCGCAGTTTacactcgtcccccccccccccaacccacccggGTCACTGCCATTGGTGGGTCTGGGGCCCAAGCGGGCTGTGATTGGTGGGTCTGGGGCCCAAGTGGGCTGTGATTGGTCGGTTTGGTACCCAAGTGGGCTGTGATTGGTGGGTCTGGGGTCCAAGTGGGTTGTGATTGGTGGGTCTGGGGCCCAAGTGGGTTGTGATTGGTGAGTCTGGGGGCCGGCCGGGCTGTGATTGGTTGGTCTGGGGACTGTCTGAGCCGTGATTGGTGGGTCTGGGGGGCCGGCCGGGCTGTGATTGGTGGGTCTGGGGGCCAGCCGGGCTGTGATTGGTGGACCGGGGTGGCAATGGCTGCGGGTGCTGCCTCAGCCTAGACCAGAGGGGCTACAGTCTCAcagtctcccccccacccccccagtNNNNNNNNNNNNNNNNNNNNNNNNNNNNNNNNNNNNNNNNNNNNNNNNNNNNNNNNNNNNNNNNNNNNNNNNNNNNNNNNNNNNNNNNNNNNNNNNNNNNNNNNNNNNNNNNNNNNNNNNNNNNNNNNNNNNNNNNNNNNNNNNNNNNNNNNNNNNNNNNNNNNNNNNNNNNNNNNNNNNNNNNNNNNNNNNNNNNNNNNNNNNNNNNNNNNNNNNNNNNNNNNNNNNNNNNNNNNNNNNNNNNNNNNNNNNNNNNNNNNNNNNNNNNNNNNNNNNNNNNNNNNNNNNNNNNNNNNNNNNNNNNNNNNNNNNNNNNNNNNNNNNNNNNNNNNNNNNNNNNNNNNNNNNNNNNNNNNNNNNNNNNNNNNNNNNNNNNNNNNNNNNNNNNNNNNNNNNNNNNNNNNNNNNNNNNNNNNNNNNNNNNNNNNNNNNNNNNNNNNNNNNNNNNNNNNNNNNNNNNNNNNNNNNNNNNNNNNNNNNNNNNNNNNNNNNNNNNNNNNtcccctctcccccctctctgggAGTGACGTTGTGAGCGTCTCTCactcacccttctctctcccccccccctctctccccctctcccccctctctctttcccctctctccccctctctgtgggagtgatggtgtgtgtgtgtgtgcgccccaGTCTGTGTGAGTGatggtctctctctctgtgtgagtGACGCTGTCTCTCTGTGAGTGACGCTGTTtctctctgtgtgtgagtgtcggtcactgtgtgtgtgagtgacgcagtctctctctctgtgagtgacgctgtctctctgtgtgtgagtgacgctgtctctgtgtgtgtgtgtgtgtgagtgacgtCTCTCTGTGTGAGTAacgctgtccctctctctctccctgtgtgtgtgagtgacgctgtctccctctctctctctgtgagtgacgttgtctctctctgtgtgagtaatgctgtccctctctctctccctgtgtgtgtgagtaacactgtccctctctctctccgtgtgtgtgtgtgagtgacgttgtctctctctctctctctgtgtgagtaacgctgtccctctctctctccctgtgtgtgtgagtgacgctgtctctctctctctctctgtgtgagtaacgctgtccctctctctctccctgtgtgtgtgagtaacgctgtccctctctctctccctgtgtgtgtgagtaacgctgttcccctctctctctccctgtgtgtgtgagtaacgctgtccctctctccctgtgtgtgtgagtaacgctgtccctcgctctctccctgtgtgtgtgagtaacgctgtccctctctctctccctgtgtgtgtgagtaacgctgtccctctctctctccctgtgtgtgtgagtaacgttgtctctctctctccctgtgtgtgtgagtgacgctgtctctccctctctctctgtgtgagtaacgctgtctccctgtgtgagtgacgttgtccctctctctctctgtgtgagtaacgctgtccctctctctccctgtgtgtgtgagtaacgctgtccctctctctccctgtgtggTGCTGCAGGAGGATGGAACGTATGTCGGACGATGCTCTGCGGCTCCACCTGCTGAAGCGGGGCCTGGACCGTGCGGACGAGCGCGAGGACCTGGTGGCCAAGCGGTTGAAGATGGAGGGGCACGAGGCCATGGAGCGCCTCAAGATGCTGGCCCTGCTGAAGCGCAAGGACCTGGCGGGGCCGGAACCGTCGCCCGAGCTGATCCCCGCCAAGCCCGAGCACCAGCGGGCAGCCGACGACAAGATGAACGGCAGCCTGAAGGGCCGTCCCGAGCTCCGCACCGTCACCAAAGCCGGCAAAGAGAACATGGGCGACGAGCCTGTGGACATGAGCGCGCACAAGAGGTACCGCCTGGGGGTGGGGGCAGTGTCTACCCGACCCTGGGCTTTGCAGTTGTCCCAGCCCCCTCCCATAACCCTGGTCCCATCTTTACTGACTTCTCCTTtacttgtgttactccagcttcagtttaaaccaaggcacaacggtagagttgctgcctcacagcgcccggagacccaggttccat
This window encodes:
- the snx27 gene encoding sorting nexin-27 is translated as MAEDEDGERSGSEPGSGPGRGSLSPGSPSPSPGIQGPGPRTVRIVKADSGFGFNVRGQVSEGGQLRGINGQLYAPLQHVSAVLVDGAAETAGVRRGDRILAVNAVNVEGATHKQVVDLIRGGERELLLTVLSVPPHEAESLDAADDSSGHSFCDYSEKQALPISIPSFKHVEQASERFVVYNIYMAGRQLCTKRYREFAILHQNLKREFPDFAFPRPPGKWPFSLSEQQLDVRRRGLEEYLEKVCSVRAIGESDIVQEFLSESDENFNGVSVVELRIAFPDQTTVTVKVKKNATTDQVYQAVASQIGMDSITANYFALFEVVSHSFVRKLAPNEFPHKLYVQNYMSAAPGTCLTVRKWLFTTEEEALLNNSPLALTYFFHQAAGGVKLGSIKPNEKTNQLQRMAEQRKMVTVKWPFPDLCSTSSLGQTQNAGVTQRDRQHLWR